GCATTGGTAATGATAGCAGTGACTCTTTCTTTTGACAATTGATTCGTTAATTCGGAATACAAGAGGCAAGCGAAATCGCAGTGCAATCCTTCGTCACGCGAGATGAGTTCGTTTGAGAACGTAAGTCCGGGCATTAATCCGCGTTTTTTTAACCAAAAAATGGAGCAGAAACTTCCGCTGAAGAAAATACCTTCAACAGCAGCAAAAGCAATAAGTCGTTCTGCGAAAGTTCCGTTACCGATCCACTTTAAAGCCCATTCAGCTTTTTTTCCAACACATGGCAATGTATCGATAGAATGAAATAAGCGATCCTTTTCTTGCGGATCTTTAATGTAGGAGTCGATTAATAAAGAATACGTTTCGGAGTGAATGTTCTCCATCATAATTTGAAAGCCATAGAAGCAACGTGCTTCCGGATACTGAACTTCATTCATAAAGTTCACGGCTAAATTTTCGTTTACAATACCATCACTGGCAGCAAAAAAAGCAAGTACATGTTTGATGAAATGTTTTTCATCAGCATTTAATTTATTATCCCAGTCTTGAAGATCCGGATTTAAGTCAATTTCTTCGGCAGTCCAAAAGCTAGCTTCTGCTTTTTTATACATTTCCCAGATATTGTTGTGCTTAATCGGGAACAGAACGAATCGATCTTTATTCTCTTTTAATATTGGTTCTTCATTCATCATGTATAATTCTTTAAAAAAATGCCTAAAAATTTGATTTTCAACTCCTTGTATTCTTCAGTGCTTTAAAATTAGAGGGAAAAATTTCCCTGAAAGGCTAGTTCTTTCTTTTTGAGCTAATTAGTAAAGTATTGCTTATTGAATTAAAGGTGTACAAATTTTGGTAAAAAAAAGGGATGTGTCAAGTGCATTGAATTAACATTTGACTGAAGTTATAAACACGGCAAATTAACAGACGAATGTTAAGAATTGACCAATCGATTAAAAAACAGCTCTTTAAGTTTGATGTGAAAAAAACTGAAAATTAAAGCAAAAAAAATTTGCAGTATCCGAAAAAAAATCACAATTAGAAATACGGGTGTTTGGAGGCATTGGCTTTGAAATGCCTTTAAATAAATAGGTTTAGCGATACGCCTGAACTACTTCTGGTTTATTTTTGGATTTTAGATTTGAAATTCCGAATTCGAATTTGGAGGACTACTTTCTCATTTTATCAGCCAGCTCCAATTGTTTATACCAATCCTTACCGTATTTACGGATTAATGGCTCTTTTAAGAACTTATATACGGGTACATCCAGCTTTGCACCGCATTCACATGCTGGTTTGCAAATGTCCCATTTGTGGTAGTTTACAGCTTCGTAATCTTTGTATTTAGTAATACGAACAGGGTAGAGGTGACAAGAGATGGGTTTTTTCCAATCGATCTTTTTATCGTAATAGGCTTGCTCAATGCCGCATTTGGCAATGCCATCATCAAAAATGGTAAATGCACAGTGTTTTCCTTTTACTAAGGGTGTGGTGTAATCGCCATCACTGTCAATCACAAAAACACCTTGTTTCTCAATGGCTTTCACGCCATCTTTGGGTAAATAGGGTTTCACCTCATCCCAAATATCTTCTAAAATCGCAATTTCTTCTTCATCCAACGGGGCTCCCGATTCGCCTTGTACACAGCATTCACCCTTGCAGGCATTTAAATCACATACAAATTTTTTCTCTAATAAATGTTCTGAAACGATGGTGTTGTCTATTGCTATCATGGTGTAAAGGTACTATTTTCCTGAATTTCCATATTTTGAATCACGCTCTAAGGCCTTTTTCTCCATAATGCTTAGTTCGTAACGAATGTTTTTGGCCATTTGATCCGATGTGTCATCTTTGGATGTTAAAGTAATGGTATCATCATAATAACGCACTTTCATAAATGCGTTCTCTATTTCTCGGATACTGGTTACCATAACATCGAAATATTTCGTGTGAAAAGTTTTTCCCAAGGTTGTTTTAAAATCAGTATTAATAATTTTCTGATAAGCTTCTACACTGGTTTGCTTTGACCTCACTTCGGAATATTGTGTGAGAATAAATTCTATTTCATTTACATTGTACTTGTGGAACATCTCCCAATATTTTGGGTCAAGAATGTGCAGTTCGGTTCTGTCTCCTTTGGCAACGGTTCTTGCAAGTGAAAAATGTTTAAGTGCAACTAGGCTAGAAAAGTCGTTTAGGTGTTCTGTTTTAAATTCCGGTAAATAGACATATGTCCGTCCAGTTTTATTTTTCATTGCGCTATCCACTACTATTTTAAACAAATTATTTTTGTCAGGAATCGGAATACGCTCGTATCCTTCTTCTACATAGGAGTTGAGTTCAACGAAAGCGGTAAGTTTATTTTTTTTCAAATTTTTTGCAATCGTTCCTTTCAAAACATTTTGAGCATATTCTTTGTGTTTGACATCATCATAACTTAGATATTTAAGCAGCATTTTATTTCTTAATGCACTATCAGCTTTTGCTGTATAACTAAGGCCGTTCGATAAAACACATTCATGGCAGTTCAGCGCCTGACTTAAGTTATAGAAGAAATTAAATGCTTCTTCATAAGTTGTGAACTTTGTTTCGCGCCAATAAAAGCGTGCTTTTAGTTTTACTCCATCTTTTGGGTCAATAGGAATAATTTCCAAATCAAATTTTTTAAACAAGTGGTCAGTCATCGGCTCTTTATGTTTCTCTCCATTTACATCAATGAGGTCATAATAACCGTCTGTAATGAACATTTTTTTCCAAGTGTCGATATCCAGATACGACTTCCTTCGTATTGCTTCCAGGATATAGTAGATGTAAGTCGTATTGTCGGGGTCGAACAAATGATATCTGAATGCGGTTTCAATACACTCAGTATAATGAAAGTCGGCAAGGAAATTTTTTAATATTTCGGGTTTTACTTCTTCTTTCAGTCGGTTGAATTTATTCTCGTCAATTAAAAAATTCTTTCCAGGACTGGTTTTGCTCTGGTTGTAAAAATCAGTTAATCGGTCTAATCTTTTTTGAGACAAAGGATGTGTGCTTTCTTTTAGTGTCATTTCCGAATATGATCGCAGTTGGTTCAACTCTAAACGTTGCATTACTTTAAAAGAAGAAATGGAACCATCTAGTGTGTACCCTGATTTTTGGAGCCAAACCGCAGAAAGGGAATCGGCTTGTAATTCGTTTTTTATAGAAAATTTGCTTCTGGACTTGTCAACAAAAAATACTCCATTGTCAAAATTTCCGGCTTCTGCTTCCATGAATCGATACAAAGAATGTTTCAAATAATAATGTGCCAGTTCGTGGCACAATACCGATGCAAGAGCTGCCTCATCTGGTAGATCAGCTAATAAACCGATATTCATAAATGCATGTCCTGAGGCCGTCATAAATGCATTAAAATACCCATCTTTCACAATGTAGAGATGGATTACAGAATCTTTTTTTAATTCTTCGGGTAGCACTTTTTGTAAAACCTCATTCACATAATTTTCCAGTTCATCCCAATCGCTATAAATGGTTCCATCAGAAATAAAATCAGAAATATAGCAAGCTTGCGAATGAGCAAAATTCAAGGCTCTTCTAGGATATTCTCCGTTTTTAACATTGGAAGGAATTCCGCTGAAAATATGTGTTCTTAACTTTTCCTTATCTATAATAAACCGTTTTGGAAGGGTATCACTATATTTCCTTTCGGCTATGGGTGTTGTTTGTGAAAAAGCAAACGTTGAAAACAAAAGGAATACTAATAGGGATAATCTCATAGGGATGTTTTTTGATTATCGGACAAATGTAGCCAAATTAACGTACCGATTTATTTCCTATTTTTACACCCGTTATGGCAAACCAAGAAGATATTTTTAAAAACATTATTTCCCACTCTAAAGAGTATGGGTTTATTTTTCAAAGCTCCGAAATTTATGACGGACTTAGCGCTGTTTATGATTACGGACAAATGGGTGCGGAGTTAAAAAAGAACTTACGCGACTATTGGTGGAAAGCAATGGTGCAAATGCACGAAAACATTGTAGGGATTGATGCTGCTATTTTTATGCATCCAACCACCTGGAAAGCATCCGGACACGTGGATGCCTTTAACGATCCATTGATTGATAACAAAGACAGTAAAAAACGTTACCGTGCCGATGTTTTGATTGAGGAGCACGTAGCGAAAATAGAAGGCAAAATCCAAAAGGAGGTTGATAAAGCAAAGGAACGCTTCGGTGATGCGTTTGATGAAGCACAATTTAGAGCTACCAATGCCCGTGTATTGGAAAATCAAGGAAAGGCAGATGCAATTCTTGGTAAGTTTAAAGATGCCTTGGAGAAAAATGATTTAGAAGCGGTTCGACAAATCATCATCGATTGTGAAATCGTTTGTCCGATCTCAGGTTCTAAAAACTGGACAGAAGTACGCCAGTTTAACTTGATGTTCAGCACGTCTATGGGTGCTGTGAGTGAAGATTCTAATACTATTTATTTACGTCCGGAAACGGCTCAAGGTATTTTTGTGAACTTTTTGAATGTACAAAAATCAGGAAGAATGAAAATTCCTTTTGGGATTGCTCAAACCGGAAAAGCCTTCCGTAACGAAATTGTTGCGCGTCAGTTCATCTTCCGTATGCGTGAATTCGAACAAATGGAAATGCAGTTTTTTGTGCGCCCGGGTTCCGAAATGGAATGGTATAACTACTGGAAAGAAACCCGCATGAAATGGCATAATTCATTGGGCTTTGGAGAAGCAAATTACCGCTTCCACGATCATATTAAGTTAGCGCATTATGCTAATGCTGCTTGTGATATCGAATTCAATTTCCCATTCGGATTTAAAGAACTAGAAGGAATTCATTCTCGCACCGATTTCGATTTAAAAGCACACGAACAACATTCCGGAAAAAAATTACAATACTTTGATCCGGAATTAAATCAGAACTATGTTCCTTATGTAGTGGAAACATCCGTAGGATTGGATCGTTTGTTCCTTGCCGTAATGAGTAAAGCATTTGTGGAAGAGAAATTAGAAGACGGAACCATTCGTACTGCTTTAAATCTTCCTGCATTTTTAGCGCCAATAAAAGTAGCGGTTCTTCCTCTATTAAAGAAAGATGGCTTACCTGAAAAAGCGCGTGAGATTTTAGATTTATTAAAGTTTGATCATGCTACCACGTATGATGAAAAAGATACTATCGGTAAACGTTACCGCAGACAAGATGCGATTGGAACTCCATTCTGTATCACTGTTGATCACCAAACCTTAGAAGACAATACGGTTACTATTCGTCACCGTGATACCATGACACAAGACCGAGTAAGCATTGAAGCACTTGCAAAAATTGTAGATGATAAAGTGAGCTTTAAGAAAGCGCTACAAGGATTGAACTTGTAGTCAACTCTAATTACCCCTTTCAATAAAAAACAGAACCCCAAGAATTTCTTCTTGGGGTTTTCTGCCCTCTAAACTAAAAATGAATTGATTAACCAATCAATCACAAACAAACCCGATTATGGCGGGTTGACTCTCAGATGAAGCTTCGGGCTCTCTTTCCCTGGGCTTCATCATCAAGTCTGAAACAAATCCTGCTCTCTTACTTCAGGATTTAAAAATTTTAATTTGCAGGGATAAAACCACTACACTCTTTCCAAATATCATTCCCATTCATCATCCAAGGACCAGGTGTTATTCCTCTGCCTTGAGCAACGGCATGCCAACACGTCCCATTATAACTTACCATATCGTTTGTAACATAGGTAATAGTGGAATCATAATTTTGGCTGCAATTACAAGGTGTTCTGTCTTTTTCTTTTGTGCATTGAGTCATTACCCCTGAAAGAAGCAGGAATAATATCAAAATGATTGGACTTTTTATATACTTATTCATTTACAATTTTTTAGAATGATGGACAAGTACTTGGACGGTATTTCGGTCTTGGTTTTTTGCAATTAAAATTCATACCTACAGTGATTTCATGTGATCCTGCTGAGGCGTTAGTTAATTTTGAAACGGTAACATCATAGCTATAACCCGCTTTAAATAAACCATGGGTAAAGCCTACTAATAAGATAAATGCATCTTGGTTACGATACCACAATCCACCTACCAACGAACCTTTTGTTACATATACGCCTAAGTTCATTTGACGAAAATCTTGTTGTTGTTGGTATAAAATATTCGGAGAAATGCTGGTTTCATTGCTTTTTGAGCCAACCGGGATGGTTGCTCCGGCATGGCCGGTAAATTTTATCGGGAGTTTACTTTCTCCAATTAGTCCTTCATTCGGTTGGGTTAAGTGATGAGCTGCAAATCCTAAAAAAACATATTTACTGAACATAACGGCACCGGCAGAAAAATCGACATAGGAACGTTGGTTTCTTTCGTGTACTTCTTCTGTGTTGTAGATAAAACCACGTCTATCGTGAATCATATCTCCAAAGGTTAGTTTATTCCAATCAATGGATTTTTGTCCGTATGTAGCTTGTAACCCCGCATTTACTGAAAAATTTCGGTTGATTTGAATTTGTTTCGAGTAAATGGCGCTGATATTGGTTGTTTTTAATGTTCCTTGGCCAGCATTATCGCTAGTAACCAGTAAACCAATCCCACTTTTAATACCGAACATGTATCGATCGATGGAGGCACTGGTGGTCACGTATGTTCCTGAAATGCCCGGCCATTGATTACGGTAGTTAATGGCTACACGCGGACAAATATTCGAACCGGCAAGAGCAGGGTTGAGGTAAAGAGGGTTGGCATAAAATTGAGTAAACTCAGGATCTTGTGCCTTGGCTGCTTTATAAGTAACCATACTTAGTGCTAACGCTATAAGAAAGTATAATTTTTTCATGGGGCACGATTTTGTCGTTTCTGATAATTAGACGGAGGGGGTTGGGAAGGGTTGCCTGAAAATTTATTCTTTTTTTTAGGGGTGGGGAATAAAAAAACCGCCATGGGTAGTTATGGCGGTTTTTTTTGGAGATGTTGTTGTATTTTATTTCTGTAGGGTGTCTTTTTTCATTTGTTCTTTTTGCTTTCGGATGCTATCAGCATTTAAGTTCAACAATCCGCTTAACCCAATGCCGCTGTTGGTTCCTTTGGTTACTGCAGCTTTTTTGGTGCTTTCTTTTTCTTTGGTTTCTCTCACAATTCCCTTCGAAGAATCAATCATATCCCCGAAAATAGGTTCATTCCCCATTACGGTTACCTTTTGATTTTTAGAGTATTCATCTTCGTTCGATGCGGCAGTCGTCTTTTTGTCTTTTTTTACTTTTTCCGCCACCACTTTAGCTTTTGTATCGGTTGTAGCAACGGTAGTTTTTATTTCAGGAGCGGTTGTTTTCACTTCCGGGATAATTGCAGGTGTTTCTGTTACTACCGGTGTTTCTGTTTTAACAACCGTAGGTTGAACAGGAGCCGGTTGAGGTGTTGCTTCTGTTTTCTTTTCAATTGGTGGAGCAACTGTTTCTGTGGTTGGTTCCGGTGTGTTTTTGGAAGAACTGATGGCTTTATAAATAGCAAAACCGCCAACGAGCACAATTCCACCAATAATCAATGCCATATTATAAGAACCTTTTGGTGCAATGGTTTTAGGAGTCGCATCCAGCATGCGTTCCATACGCGCCCAATCTCCTGAGTCGTACTTCGCATCATAGTTGCTCAAGTGCTCCTTAAGAGTTTCATCAAGTTTGCTTGGAGGAGTATTATTTTCCATTTACAATTGGTTTTATATGATGCATCAAGTTTTTTCTCAAGTTAAACTTTGCTTTCGAAAGGTTTGATTTAGAAGTTCCTTCACTAATATCAAGCAATTCGGCAATTTCTTTGTGTGTATATTCTTCAACAACATACAAGTTAAAAACAGTTCGGTATGCGGGTGTTAATTCTTGAACAGCTCTTAATATTTCTTCTTTATCAATGTGTAAGGCCAATTCATCATCACTTACTTCCTCTGCCACATTGCTGGCTTTGTCATTTGCATAAACAGTGCTTACAATCAAGTAGTTCTGTTTGTTTTTTCTCAGATGGTCAATGGCGGTATTTACCATAATTCTTCTGATCCAACCTTCGAAAGAGCCGTTTGCCTTAAAATTTTTTAGGCTGTCAAACACTTTCATAAATCCTTCATGGAGAATGTCTTTCGCTTCATCGCTACTTTTGGAGTAGCGCAAACAAACCCCTAACATCTTACTATAAAACTGTTCGTACAAAGCCTTTTGGCTGGCACGATCATTCTTTAAACAACCTTTGATGATGTCGGTTTCATTCATATATAGAGCGCTTTCTAAAGCTAAAGACACCTCTCTTCTACGAAGTATGACGTAAAAGGTTTTAGAGGGTTGCCTCTGAACATAAACTATTTTTTTAGGGAATGGTTCCCTTAGTTATTCAAACCTAGCCAAATCCAATCGAAGGGATTTTAGGACCAAGGCATGAAATTGTTACTGAATTGTAAATTCACTATCCGCAACACCTTTATTTACTTTTATGGTTTCAGCAGTTAGTTTCATCGACATAGCTCCAGTAATTGAAATGACACTCGGAAATTTTACCCCATCCACATCTTTGTATTCTAAGATATCAGTGGTATTGGTAACAGGTCCCATTTCAGTTGTTGTAGTTTGGGTGGTTCTTACTTTTAATTTGCTTTCCACATCGTACCATTCCATGGATTTTTTTCCTTTTGGACTAATCACTTCCATGATGTAAGCATCTTTTCCGTTAATTGCTTCAATGCCTTTCAAGCTCAATTTATAACCTAGTTTTTCGTAATTCATTTCCAGGTTTAAGATAGCTTGCGCTTTGATGTCCTCCAAGCTTTCGCCTTCTAAATCTTTTTTCCCTTGCATGCTTTGTTGCTTTCCTACTTTACCATCGTACACTTCTTTTTGAATCACCATTTCACCCATTTTTACAGCCATTGCATATTTGTTCGGTGCTTTTTGGCTAGTGGTAATGCTGATGTCCATTCCTTGAAACTTCGTATTCATTTTTGTAGAAACATCTTTTACTTTCATCAATGCTTTTGCTCCTCCGATTGTTTTTACATAATCTGCAATTACTGTTTTTGGAGTAACACCAGCCGGAATTGGTTTTGCAACCGCTGCAACCGTATTTCCATAGATGTCGTAAAATTCAATGTTTTTCGTTGCGCTGAAAGGCGCCAATTTTTTAGAAAGCTCTTCTTTGTCACCAACAACTAGGATGGTTGCATTATCCGGACGAATGTATTTTTGTGCCATCGCATATACATCATCAGCAGTAACTGCCGCTAAATTTTTAAGATAGTTGGCATAATAATCTTTCGGAAGTTTGTACAATTCCGTATTAATCGCAAAGCGAGCAATGGTTGCAGGGTCTTCCAATGAAATAGCAAAAGTTCCGGTTAAAAAATTCTTGATGCCTTCCAATTCATCTTGCGGTACTTTTTCGGTGCGCAGGCGATTTAACTCCGACATAATTTCTATGATGGAACTATCCGTTACTGCGTTTCTTACTTTTGCATAGGCGCTGAATTCGCTTACCAATTCATCGTTGTCTAAGGAAGAATACGAACCATAAGTATAT
This Bacteroidota bacterium DNA region includes the following protein-coding sequences:
- a CDS encoding ribonucleotide-diphosphate reductase subunit beta translates to MMNEEPILKENKDRFVLFPIKHNNIWEMYKKAEASFWTAEEIDLNPDLQDWDNKLNADEKHFIKHVLAFFAASDGIVNENLAVNFMNEVQYPEARCFYGFQIMMENIHSETYSLLIDSYIKDPQEKDRLFHSIDTLPCVGKKAEWALKWIGNGTFAERLIAFAAVEGIFFSGSFCSIFWLKKRGLMPGLTFSNELISRDEGLHCDFACLLYSELTNQLSKERVTAIITNAVEIEKEFVSDALPVRLIGMNADMMCQYIEFVADRLLVALGCEKAYNATNPFDFMELISLQGKTNFFEKRVAEYQKAGVMGKKEDNVFKLDEDF
- a CDS encoding DUF3109 family protein, which codes for MIAIDNTIVSEHLLEKKFVCDLNACKGECCVQGESGAPLDEEEIAILEDIWDEVKPYLPKDGVKAIEKQGVFVIDSDGDYTTPLVKGKHCAFTIFDDGIAKCGIEQAYYDKKIDWKKPISCHLYPVRITKYKDYEAVNYHKWDICKPACECGAKLDVPVYKFLKEPLIRKYGKDWYKQLELADKMRK
- a CDS encoding M48 family metallopeptidase, with product MRLSLLVFLLFSTFAFSQTTPIAERKYSDTLPKRFIIDKEKLRTHIFSGIPSNVKNGEYPRRALNFAHSQACYISDFISDGTIYSDWDELENYVNEVLQKVLPEELKKDSVIHLYIVKDGYFNAFMTASGHAFMNIGLLADLPDEAALASVLCHELAHYYLKHSLYRFMEAEAGNFDNGVFFVDKSRSKFSIKNELQADSLSAVWLQKSGYTLDGSISSFKVMQRLELNQLRSYSEMTLKESTHPLSQKRLDRLTDFYNQSKTSPGKNFLIDENKFNRLKEEVKPEILKNFLADFHYTECIETAFRYHLFDPDNTTYIYYILEAIRRKSYLDIDTWKKMFITDGYYDLIDVNGEKHKEPMTDHLFKKFDLEIIPIDPKDGVKLKARFYWRETKFTTYEEAFNFFYNLSQALNCHECVLSNGLSYTAKADSALRNKMLLKYLSYDDVKHKEYAQNVLKGTIAKNLKKNKLTAFVELNSYVEEGYERIPIPDKNNLFKIVVDSAMKNKTGRTYVYLPEFKTEHLNDFSSLVALKHFSLARTVAKGDRTELHILDPKYWEMFHKYNVNEIEFILTQYSEVRSKQTSVEAYQKIINTDFKTTLGKTFHTKYFDVMVTSIREIENAFMKVRYYDDTITLTSKDDTSDQMAKNIRYELSIMEKKALERDSKYGNSGK
- a CDS encoding glycine--tRNA ligase gives rise to the protein MANQEDIFKNIISHSKEYGFIFQSSEIYDGLSAVYDYGQMGAELKKNLRDYWWKAMVQMHENIVGIDAAIFMHPTTWKASGHVDAFNDPLIDNKDSKKRYRADVLIEEHVAKIEGKIQKEVDKAKERFGDAFDEAQFRATNARVLENQGKADAILGKFKDALEKNDLEAVRQIIIDCEIVCPISGSKNWTEVRQFNLMFSTSMGAVSEDSNTIYLRPETAQGIFVNFLNVQKSGRMKIPFGIAQTGKAFRNEIVARQFIFRMREFEQMEMQFFVRPGSEMEWYNYWKETRMKWHNSLGFGEANYRFHDHIKLAHYANAACDIEFNFPFGFKELEGIHSRTDFDLKAHEQHSGKKLQYFDPELNQNYVPYVVETSVGLDRLFLAVMSKAFVEEKLEDGTIRTALNLPAFLAPIKVAVLPLLKKDGLPEKAREILDLLKFDHATTYDEKDTIGKRYRRQDAIGTPFCITVDHQTLEDNTVTIRHRDTMTQDRVSIEALAKIVDDKVSFKKALQGLNL
- a CDS encoding type IX secretion system membrane protein PorP/SprF, translating into MKKLYFLIALALSMVTYKAAKAQDPEFTQFYANPLYLNPALAGSNICPRVAINYRNQWPGISGTYVTTSASIDRYMFGIKSGIGLLVTSDNAGQGTLKTTNISAIYSKQIQINRNFSVNAGLQATYGQKSIDWNKLTFGDMIHDRRGFIYNTEEVHERNQRSYVDFSAGAVMFSKYVFLGFAAHHLTQPNEGLIGESKLPIKFTGHAGATIPVGSKSNETSISPNILYQQQQDFRQMNLGVYVTKGSLVGGLWYRNQDAFILLVGFTHGLFKAGYSYDVTVSKLTNASAGSHEITVGMNFNCKKPRPKYRPSTCPSF
- a CDS encoding RNA polymerase sigma factor, whose amino-acid sequence is MNETDIIKGCLKNDRASQKALYEQFYSKMLGVCLRYSKSSDEAKDILHEGFMKVFDSLKNFKANGSFEGWIRRIMVNTAIDHLRKNKQNYLIVSTVYANDKASNVAEEVSDDELALHIDKEEILRAVQELTPAYRTVFNLYVVEEYTHKEIAELLDISEGTSKSNLSKAKFNLRKNLMHHIKPIVNGK
- a CDS encoding insulinase family protein: MNKKIIFSITALLLIVSAFAQKGDKKLDRTVRPTAAPAPGIKLGDIQSFELPNGLKVFVVENHKQATVAYSIALDIKPALENDAVGTANMTSELMTSGTKNRTKDQLDSDIDFIGATLSANPKGLYAASLKKQQSKLLDLMSDVLLNTNFKQEELDKIKTQTLSGLAQGKDDPDAISNNVKAVLNYGVKHPYGELTTEESVSKITLEKCNAYYQTYFRPNVAYMAIVGDVTMAEIKPLIEKYFGAWQRADVPTISYDMPKAPEKTRVAVVNKAGAVQSVINVTYPVDLKLNSEDAIKAKVMNTILGAGFSSRLFINLREKHGYTYGSYSSLDNDELVSEFSAYAKVRNAVTDSSIIEIMSELNRLRTEKVPQDELEGIKNFLTGTFAISLEDPATIARFAINTELYKLPKDYYANYLKNLAAVTADDVYAMAQKYIRPDNATILVVGDKEELSKKLAPFSATKNIEFYDIYGNTVAAVAKPIPAGVTPKTVIADYVKTIGGAKALMKVKDVSTKMNTKFQGMDISITTSQKAPNKYAMAVKMGEMVIQKEVYDGKVGKQQSMQGKKDLEGESLEDIKAQAILNLEMNYEKLGYKLSLKGIEAINGKDAYIMEVISPKGKKSMEWYDVESKLKVRTTQTTTTEMGPVTNTTDILEYKDVDGVKFPSVISITGAMSMKLTAETIKVNKGVADSEFTIQ